A section of the Scleropages formosus chromosome 16, fSclFor1.1, whole genome shotgun sequence genome encodes:
- the zbtb5 gene encoding zinc finger and BTB domain-containing protein 5, giving the protein MDFPGHFDQIFQQLNYQRLRGQLCDCVIVVGSRHFKAHRAVLAACSTHFRALFTVAESDGGMNMIQLDSEVVTAEAFAALVDMMYTSTLMLGESNVMDVLLAASHLHLNSVVKACKHYLTTRTLPMSPPGEQSVHASDQHPAATAAGSRLQRSFLLQQVGLSLVSSALGKADGGATGLGGGGEVEQRASFPIRRFHKRKQSLPLVSPEDQPRQRPRPSSVALEEPTRVRAVVEGIGEESEFFSPDSHRVPDESKLETDMAVDEDDDGGRSGMPREPYGSQAAQEDAQVPSQSDSGVARDQGLQEKEEYSDSLQQCEGLLIKVKEGAEEEEQQQQPQQMQVVVKSEPLSSPEAPDETSDITSQAEGSDQAEPVADKAELSPESSDRSFSDPQSSTDRIREIHRVEAGVARGADAGNGEAVGGLASSDDLDSKQGFGMSGFLGAKRYGVTGSKHGPIVDDNLPNTTTGECILDGEAARYLLSPESANGSSSSLLHPSIHHSHQHIPGEPHPFSDMQTDSFFLRPVQEGLSYPRVGSDQFSLDCQRPNMSLHSLSRSSRGGTGSANLGFPGYRRIAPKMPLNGGAGSIRADNSQLQDTASSSSSSSSAAICGALLNGPAYEGVGVQRGAPAAAPPQLTRASADVLSKCKKALSEHNVLVVEGARKYACKICCKTFLTLTDCKKHIRVHTGEKPYACLKCGKRFSQSSHLYKHSKTTCLRWQNSNLSNALL; this is encoded by the coding sequence ATGGATTTCCCGGGACACTTTGACCAGATCTTCCAGCAGCTCAACTACCAGCGTCTCCGTGGTcagctgtgtgactgtgtgatcGTGGTGGGCAGCCGGCACTTCAAAGCCCACCGCGCCGTACTGGCAGCCTGCAGCACCCATTTCCGTGCCCTCTTCACGGTGGCGGAGAGTGACGGTGGCATGAACATGATCCAGCTGGACAGCGAGGTGGTGACCGCAGAAGCCTTCGCTGCCCTGGTAGACATGATGTACACCTCAACGTTAATGCTGGGGGAGAGCAACGTCATGGATGTGCTGCTCGCTGCCTCGCACCTGCACCTAAACTCAGTTGTGAAGGCCTGTAAGCATTACCTCACCACGCGCACGTTGCCCATGTCCCCCCCGGGGGAGCAGTCTGTGCACGCTTCTGATCAGcaccctgctgccactgctgcagGCTCCAGGCTCCAGCGCTCTTTccttctgcagcaggtgggCCTCAGCCTGGTCAGCTCTGCCCTTGGTAAGGCGGATGGTGGGGCTACTGGGCTAGGAGGTGGTGGGGAGGTGGAGCAAAGGGCCTCCTTCCCCATCCGACGCTTTCACAAACGTAAGCAGTCCCTGCCTCTTGTGTCCCCTGAGGACCAGCCAAGGCAGCGACCCCGACCGTCTTCCGTTGCCTTGGAAGAGCCTACCCGGGTGAGGGCTGTTGTTGAGGGAATTGGGGAGGAGAGTGAATTCTTCTCGCCAGATTCCCACAGGGTGCCCGACGAGTCGAAACTGGAGACGGATATGGCAgttgatgaagatgatgatggtggcagaagtgggatgCCAAGGGAACCGTATGGGTCGCAGGCAGCACAGGAGGATGCACAGGTGCCAAGTCAGTCAGACAGTGGTGTTGCCCGTGACCAGGGCctgcaggagaaagaggagtACTCAGACAGCCTGCAACAGTGCGAGGGTCTCCTCATCAAGGTAAaagagggagctgaggaggaggagcagcagcagcagcctcagcAGATGCAGGTGGTGGTGAAGAGCGAACCCCTGAGCTCACCAGAGGCCCCTGATGAGACCAGTGACATCACCTCTCAGGCAGAGGGCAGCGACCAGGCAGAACCTGTTGCAGACAAGGCCGAGCTCAGTCCGGAGAGCAGCGACCGCAGTTTCTCTGACCCGCAGTCCAGCACAGACCGTATCCGGGAAATCCACCGGGTGGAAGCGGGTGTGGCCAGGGGAGCTGATGCAGGTAATGGAGAAGCGGTGGGAGGTCTGGCCTCCAGCGATGACCTGGATAGTAAGCAAGGGTTTGGCATGTCTGGCTTTCTCGGTGCAAAGAGGTATGGGGTGACAGGTTCAAAGCACGGACCTATTGTTGATGACAATTTGCCCAACACAACCACCGGTGAGTGCATTCTGGATGGAGAGGCTGCTAGGTACCTGCTGAGCCCCGAGTCAGCCAACggttcctcttcctctctcctgcACCCCAGCATCCACCACTCCCACCAGCACATCCCAGGAGAACCTCACCCTTTCAGTGACATGCAGACAGATTCCTTTTTCCTGAGGCCAGTGCAGGAAGGTTTGAGTTACCCTCGGGTTGGGTCTGATCAGTTTTCCCTGGACTGCCAGCGGCCCAACATGAGTCTTCATTCTCTGTCCCGCTCCTCTAGGGGTGGGACTGGTAGTGCTAACCTGGGTTTCCCAGGCTACCGCCGAATCGCTCCCAAAATGCCCTTGAACGGTGGTGCCGGGTCCATCCGTGCAGACAATTCTCAACTCCAGGACACAGCATCCTCatcgtcctcttcctcctccgcgGCCATCTGCGGCGCACTCCTCAATGGGCCCGCCTACGAAGGGGTTGGGGTACAGCGAGGGGCCCCCGCTGCTGCGCCCCCTCAGCTGACAAGAGCCTCTGCAGATGTGCTTTCCAAATGCAAAAAGGCACTGTCGGAGCACAACGTCCTCGTGGTGGAGGGGGCCCGCAAGTACGCCTGCAAGATCTGCTGCAAGACGTTTCTGACGCTGACGGACTGCAAGAAGCACATCCGTGTGCACACGGGCGAGAAGCCCTACGCCTGCCTCAAGTGCGGCAAGCGCTTCAGCCAGTCCAGCCACCTGTACAAGCACTCCAAGACCACCTGCCTGCGCTGGCAGAACAGTAACCTGTCCAACGCTTTGCTCTGA
- the polr1e gene encoding DNA-directed RNA polymerase I subunit RPA49, producing the protein MAKRCVWRSCKEEKEGDNLIVVQFSNGNLSNTDAVSFSMYSSKDSENPRKKSRLIVAAETDRLSYVGNNFGTGSLRCNTLCNYYVGVLNKATKNMEVHSAQLFNMQPVIPGESTREDEPQKNASQSYRDKVDSLIEAFGTNKQKRALTSRRLNMVGSEALQHAVAKAANRVIEQKGLEALEQDVAQTESLNDASQHLPPCHPDADRPEDVYPFDDLISPVEYKALEVPAQKLTELSPDDLQKMEQDGSPRSVLVQLQTLPTEGERRHRQARCAWYLFQLIKLSQQKSNFNRKFSLEEGCPRVIANKLMKTFTAEVFSRGRIQHVVPASMRVKLAAYCLALLLHMGDQMADLTLLHRDLGMKEAKIVEVAKAMGLKLSKQLTTAGGSLLEEHRMATLVLPLVRHEKPTMLRKRKKMR; encoded by the exons ATGGCgaagaggtgtgtgtggaggagctgcaaggaggagaaggagggcgaTAACCTCATAGTGG TCCAGTTCTCCAACGGGAACCTGAGTAACACAGATGCTGTGAGCTTCTCCATGTATAGCAGCAAAGACTCGGAGAACCCCCGGAAGAAGAGCCGACTCATCGTT GCAGCTGAGACGGACAGGCTGTCTTACGTTGGCAATAACTTTGGAACAGGATCTTTGAGATGCAACACCCTTTGCAA CTATTATGTTGGGGTCCTTAACAAGGCCACCAAAAACATGGAGGTGCACAGCGCTCAGCTCTTCAACATGCAGCCTGTAATTCCAG GTGAATCAACACGAGAAGATGAACCTCAGAAGAATGCGTCTCAGTCATACAGGGACAAG GTGGACTCTCTGATCGAGGCCTTTGGCACCAACAAGCAGAAACGTGCCCTCACGTCCAGGCGACTGAACATGGTGGGAAGCGAGGCCCTGCAGCATGCTGTGGCCAAGGCAGCCAACCGTGTCATTGAGCAGAAGGGCTTGGAAg CCCTGGAGCAGGACGTGGCTCAGACGGAATCGCTGAATGATGCCTCGCAGCACCTGCCACCTTGCCATCCTGATGCAGACCGACCAGAGGATGTTTATCCTTTTGATGACC TCATCTCCCCGGTGGAGTACAAGGCTCTGGAGGTGCCTGCACAGAAGCTGACCGAGTTGTCCCCTGATGATCTGCAGAAGATGGAGCAGGATGGCAG CCCCAGGTCAGTTCTCGTACAACTCCAGACCCTCCCCACTGAAGGAGAGAGGCGCCACAGACAAGCCCGCTGTGCCTGGTACCTGTTTCAGCTCATCAAACTGTCTCAGCAGAAGAGTAACTTCAATCGCAAAT TTAGCTTGGAGGAGGGCTGTCCCCGTGTTATTGCCAACAAGCTGATGAAGACCTTCACTGCTGAGGTGTTCAGTAGAGGCAG GATCCAGCATGTGGTGCCAGCCTCAATGCGGGTGAAGCTTGCTGCATACTGCCTGGCCTTGCTGCTTCATATGGGGGACCAGATGGCTGACCTCACATTGCTGCATCGTGACTTGGGCATGAAGGAGGCCAA GATAGTTGAGGTGGCCAAGGCCATGGGGCTGAAGCTCAGCAAGCAGCTaaccacagcaggaggcagcCTGCTAGAGGAACACCGAATGGCCACCCTAGTGCTACCGCTGGTTCGACACGAGAAGCCCACAATGCTCCGTAAGCGTAAAAAAATGCGTTAG